One window of the Oncorhynchus gorbuscha isolate QuinsamMale2020 ecotype Even-year linkage group LG17, OgorEven_v1.0, whole genome shotgun sequence genome contains the following:
- the LOC124001187 gene encoding probable N-acetyltransferase camello isoform X2: MAADITIRRYQEDDKETVKEIFTMGMSEHVPSSFMHLLKQPLTQMILMVTFCALLASSKSVLLPVVGVTLLLAGAKQLVGYLFNSYIDTSLRKDLDHIQETYLENKDSCFWVAESDGRVVATVACLPAEREPGCMELKRLSVRRTHRRMGIAKALSRTVADFSRERGFPAVVLYTSVVQTDAQRLYENVGYTRVREFVIPEPIAKITNFTLIEYRLDLLQGGNRRRTGLTAEGEIGGLDLLQRGNRRRTGLTAGGK, translated from the coding sequence ATGGCTGCTGACATCACTATCCGAAGATACCAGGAAGATGACAAGGAGACCGTGAAGGAGATCTTCACCATGGGGATGAGCGAGCACGTCCCTTCCTCCTTCATGCACCTCCTCAAACAGCCCCTGACCCAGATGATCCTGATGGTCACGTTCTGCGCCCTGCTGGCCAGCTCCAAGTCCGTCCTGCTGCCTGTAGTAGGGGTCACTCTCCTCCTGGCCGGGGCCAAGCAGCTGGTGGGCTACCTCTTCAACAGCTACATCGACACCTCCCTGAGGAAGGACCTCGACCACATCCAGGAGACCTACCTGGAGAACAAGGACTCGTGTTTCTGGGTGGCTGAGAGCGACGGCCGGGTGGTGGCAACggtggcctgcctgcctgcggaGAGGGAACCAGGCTGCATGGAGCTGAAGAGGTTGTCTGTACGGCGTACACACCGGAGGATGGGCATCGCCAAGGCCCTCAGCAGGACAGTGGCAGACTTCAGCAGGGAGAGGGGCTTCCCTGCGGTCGTCCTCTACACGTCTGTAGTGCAGACTGATGCACAGAGGCTGTATGAGAACGTGGGCTACACACGGGTCAGAGAGTTCGTCATCCCTGAGCCCATCGCCAAAATCACCAACTTTACCCTGATAGAGTACAGACTGGACTTACTGCAGGGGGGAAATAGGAGGAGGACTGGACTTACTGCAGAGGGGGAAATAGGAGGACTGGACTTACTGCAGAGGGGAAATAGGAGGAGGACCGGACTTACTGCAGGGGGGAAATAG
- the LOC124001187 gene encoding probable N-acetyltransferase camello isoform X1: MGETPQIQTSAMAADITIRRYQEDDKETVKEIFTMGMSEHVPSSFMHLLKQPLTQMILMVTFCALLASSKSVLLPVVGVTLLLAGAKQLVGYLFNSYIDTSLRKDLDHIQETYLENKDSCFWVAESDGRVVATVACLPAEREPGCMELKRLSVRRTHRRMGIAKALSRTVADFSRERGFPAVVLYTSVVQTDAQRLYENVGYTRVREFVIPEPIAKITNFTLIEYRLDLLQGGNRRRTGLTAEGEIGGLDLLQRGNRRRTGLTAGGK, from the coding sequence ACCAGTGCCATGGCTGCTGACATCACTATCCGAAGATACCAGGAAGATGACAAGGAGACCGTGAAGGAGATCTTCACCATGGGGATGAGCGAGCACGTCCCTTCCTCCTTCATGCACCTCCTCAAACAGCCCCTGACCCAGATGATCCTGATGGTCACGTTCTGCGCCCTGCTGGCCAGCTCCAAGTCCGTCCTGCTGCCTGTAGTAGGGGTCACTCTCCTCCTGGCCGGGGCCAAGCAGCTGGTGGGCTACCTCTTCAACAGCTACATCGACACCTCCCTGAGGAAGGACCTCGACCACATCCAGGAGACCTACCTGGAGAACAAGGACTCGTGTTTCTGGGTGGCTGAGAGCGACGGCCGGGTGGTGGCAACggtggcctgcctgcctgcggaGAGGGAACCAGGCTGCATGGAGCTGAAGAGGTTGTCTGTACGGCGTACACACCGGAGGATGGGCATCGCCAAGGCCCTCAGCAGGACAGTGGCAGACTTCAGCAGGGAGAGGGGCTTCCCTGCGGTCGTCCTCTACACGTCTGTAGTGCAGACTGATGCACAGAGGCTGTATGAGAACGTGGGCTACACACGGGTCAGAGAGTTCGTCATCCCTGAGCCCATCGCCAAAATCACCAACTTTACCCTGATAGAGTACAGACTGGACTTACTGCAGGGGGGAAATAGGAGGAGGACTGGACTTACTGCAGAGGGGGAAATAGGAGGACTGGACTTACTGCAGAGGGGAAATAGGAGGAGGACCGGACTTACTGCAGGGGGGAAATAG